In Streptobacillus felis, the following are encoded in one genomic region:
- a CDS encoding alpha/beta hydrolase fold domain-containing protein, protein MNKIYKLIAVLIVLSIVGIYISSKYYYERSFMATIAEIYLKVTKYGNVTQEEMEAWLKEREEMEEKPYELPKGYEDILITEGSGMKLLNLNPDGKGEVVLYLHGGSYLHDPDPNHFKFLNKLIPSTDIKVILPVYPKAPKNTFKYAYEKVIELYKEMSKDKSVILMGDSAGGGFVLGLAQEIKRLNLREPKKLIVISPWVDLTMENPDILVYEKVDPWLKYSKSVPTAKSWSGGEDLKDPRLSPTYGDISALKNLTIFIGTRDILYPDVKILADKVKDVNLIIGKNLNHDYPFFPIPEAKEAINQIIRIVNEVE, encoded by the coding sequence ATGAATAAAATTTACAAATTAATTGCAGTACTGATAGTATTATCTATAGTAGGTATATACATATCATCAAAATACTATTATGAAAGAAGTTTTATGGCAACTATTGCTGAAATATATTTAAAAGTAACTAAATATGGAAATGTAACTCAAGAGGAAATGGAAGCTTGGTTAAAAGAAAGAGAAGAAATGGAAGAAAAACCATACGAACTTCCTAAAGGTTATGAAGATATATTAATTACTGAAGGAAGTGGGATGAAACTTTTAAATTTAAATCCTGATGGTAAAGGAGAGGTAGTACTTTATCTACATGGAGGTTCATATTTACATGATCCAGATCCTAATCATTTTAAATTTTTAAATAAATTAATACCTTCTACAGATATTAAGGTCATACTACCTGTATATCCTAAGGCTCCAAAAAATACCTTTAAGTATGCTTATGAAAAGGTAATAGAACTATATAAAGAGATGTCTAAGGATAAATCTGTAATACTTATGGGAGATAGTGCAGGAGGAGGATTTGTATTAGGTCTAGCTCAGGAAATAAAAAGATTAAATTTAAGAGAACCTAAAAAATTAATAGTAATATCACCTTGGGTAGATTTAACTATGGAAAATCCAGATATATTAGTATATGAAAAGGTAGATCCTTGGTTAAAATATTCAAAATCAGTACCTACAGCTAAATCATGGTCTGGTGGGGAAGATTTAAAAGATCCAAGACTTAGCCCTACATATGGGGATATTAGTGCTTTGAAAAATTTAACAATATTTATAGGGACAAGAGATATACTTTATCCTGATGTTAAGATACTTGCAGATAAAGTAAAAGATGTTAATCTAATAATAGGTAAAAACTTAAATCATGATTATCCATTTTTTCCTATACCTGAAGCCAAAGAAGCTATAAATCAAATAATTAGAATAGTAAATGAGGTAGAATAA
- a CDS encoding tryptophan-rich sensory protein: MRKQTICKINILMFVITIIVNYLIATSKFPGLMSQKVVSNMYDTAITPIGFTFSIWGIIYLSLFISLLLMYKNNSMDRKVAILNIFMLITNICWNILFGLSFIGLSVIAILIYWIILFGILRRYGIEKNIYSISYGLHFGWITIASVVNIYAYLVSINFSHLRDNRDLWTICAIVIVSIASLLLSRYFKNGAISLAIAWAIFGIHNRYDVYVNYPFIEEIIKGSFAMLFAGAFVALISKQRKK; this comes from the coding sequence ATGAGAAAACAAACTATATGTAAAATAAATATATTAATGTTTGTTATTACAATAATAGTAAACTATTTAATAGCAACATCAAAATTTCCAGGACTAATGTCTCAAAAAGTTGTATCAAATATGTATGATACAGCAATTACGCCCATAGGATTTACATTCTCTATATGGGGTATTATCTACCTTTCTTTATTTATATCACTACTATTAATGTATAAAAATAATAGTATGGATAGAAAAGTAGCTATACTAAATATATTTATGTTAATAACTAATATATGTTGGAACATCCTATTTGGTTTATCTTTTATAGGCCTATCAGTAATTGCAATATTAATATACTGGATAATATTATTTGGTATATTACGTAGATATGGTATAGAAAAGAATATATACTCTATTTCATATGGTTTACATTTTGGTTGGATAACTATAGCAAGTGTGGTAAATATATATGCATATTTAGTTAGTATAAATTTTTCTCATTTAAGAGATAATAGGGATCTTTGGACTATATGTGCCATAGTTATTGTTTCTATAGCATCACTTCTACTTTCAAGATATTTTAAAAATGGCGCAATATCTTTAGCTATAGCTTGGGCGATATTTGGTATTCATAACAGGTATGATGTATATGTTAATTATCCGTTTATTGAAGAAATAATTAAAGGTTCATTTGCTATGTTATTTGCAGGTGCATTTGTAGCATTAATTTCAAAGCAAAGAAAAAAATAA